A genomic stretch from Asterias rubens chromosome 19, eAstRub1.3, whole genome shotgun sequence includes:
- the LOC117303322 gene encoding surfeit locus protein 2-like: MAAPSKTTSEAHGHDDGDLHHLMTLSKDVQMFLRMHPSLSFIGTGKVQCSLTGHEMPCKIAAMESYTSGRKYQRLREFSGCDLEQFKPHIVPSKKKGRGHQLFCTLTLRHMTRLPVDVQRHIKGKKYTRALAKYNECKSLGIPFKPCGKIPRKDRMEWDGEKEARRNNTDSEASDGESDDSMSDLLPAADFQMESDSDEIEDDKSQEDVEDTHIKQSKSVKKRKASSLLNASHTVHALL, from the exons ATGGCGGCGCCCAGCAAAACAACTTCTGAAGCACATGGTCATGATGATGGTGATTTACATCATTTAATGACACTTTCAAAAGACGTACAAATGTTCCTGAGGATGCACCCTTCATTGAGTTTTATCGGGACTGGGAAG GTTCAGTGCAGTCTTACTGGTCATGAGATGCCATGCAAGATAGCTGCTATGGAAAGCTACACGAGCGGCAGGAAGTATCAGCGGCTCCGAGAATTCAGTGGCTGTGACTTGGAGCAGTTCAAGCCACACATTGTACCAAGCAAAAAAAAGGGTCGTGG ACACCAGTTATTCTGCACTCTAACTCTACGTCACATGACCAGACTACCAGTTGATGTACAAAGACACATTAAAGGCAAGAAATACACAAGGGCTTTAGCAAAGT ACAATGAGTGCAAGAGTCTTGGAATACCTTTCAAACCTTGTGGTAAAATACCTCGTAAAGATAGAATGGAATGGGATGGTGAGAAAGAAGCCAGAAGAAACAATACAGACTCTGAGGCATCTGATGGAGAATCTGATGATAGTATGTCTGACCTCTTACCAG CTGCAGATTTCCAGATGGAGTCAGACAGCGATGAAATAGAAGATGACAAATCACAAGAAGATGTGGAAGATACACATATTAAACAGAGCAAGTCAGTCAAGAAGCGAAAG GCTAGTAGTCTGCTGAATGCCTCTCACACGGTGCATGCATTGCTTTGA